GTCACGACCGTCCCAGATCCCGCTACGCCAGGGCAACCGATTCGCGCTGGTCGCGGCGGAGCAGGCAACTACATTGACCCGTCGCAACTCCCGGACGCAGACGAAAAGAGCCGCATATCGAAGGAGGTCACGGCCGCAGTAACGTCGAGTCTGAAGAAGCATCCGTCGCGGGCCATGGGCGGGCGTGGTGGCGCAGGGAATTGGACGGGAGAGGAGCACGAGAAGCCGCATAGCGAGGAGGGCGGGAATGCGGCCCACGAGCTGGAGAGGAAGGTCAAGGAGGCGGTTGAGAAGGGGTTAAAGATTCCGGACAAGGTTCATCATGGAAGGGAGAAGGAGATTAAATGAGCATATCGTCGGGTACCGTCCTCTGCGTCTCCCGCTTGGTTCGCATGAAAGCAACGCGGGTTGTGGTGAGTCGTGACCAAGCGCAATCAGATCCTTCTTCCACCACGACACCACGGCAAAGGGGGTCCCCAAGTAAATATTCCAAATAATAGTAAAAATAGGAATAGAATATATACACATATATAAATTAACAAATTTTgatccctttttttttagtaatgATTAACTTACAACGGCCAGTCCGTCGACGTACAATACGCATAACCACATTCTCGGAACGGAACAACCCCCTCCGCCCGATCTCATCCGATGGCAAAACTTCCGCAGCTCGCATCGCCAACACCTCGCCAGCAACATTCAACCACACCCAAAATGTCCTCAGTCTTCGCCATCGGTGCCGGCGCagccgtcgccgccttccTCGTACGTTCCGCTCTCTTGCCCCGTCTTTAATTCCACAAACGCCCTTCATGCAAAGTGCAAGCGCGCCgaggggaagaaaaaaggctAACAATGAATGCCAGGGCCGAGCAGGTCTCGTCGCATGGCGCCGCTCCCGAGGCGGTGTCGGAGCCATGGGCAAAGCCTTTTACAAGGGCGGATTCGAGCCCAAAATGACCAAGAAGGAGGCCTCGCTTATCCTCTCGCTCAAGTAAGTCGATCAACTGCCTGGGCATGCAGCGCAGGCGCTAAATGATGTGCAGTGAGCgcaccatcaccaaggaCAAAGTCCGCAAGGCCCACCGGACGATTATGCTGCTGAACCATCCTGATCGAGGCGGTAGCCCGTATCTCGCGACAAAggtcaacgaggccaaggagttgTTGGATAAGCAGACGTGAGGGGCTACTTGAGTCCTGCTCACTGGATACATTTGGGCGATAATGGATGCTGCTGAGGCTCGTGCGCCCGACGGGAACACACGTTGCGGCGTCACTGGGACGGGCATCATGTACACTATACACATAGCGATGGCGTTGCATGGTTGAATTTGAGCTAGCTAAGAGCAAGGAAATTATGGTGTACCACGATAAACAGCCAAGTTAGATATTATCTCAGGGGGTCAACGCTGCCTGTTCTCTCCTCAGATGTAAGATACGAAATTGCAGCAAACAAGATACTACTGCTAAGACGGTTCAAGTAACTGCGCGTCTTGCGCGGAGTGCAGTCCGACCACTGCGATGGCAACCATCGCTCTGAGCGTGTAGACCGCATCGTTGCCGGCATTGTGCAAGTTTTTATATCTGATGTCGAGGTCTACGAGTACGCTGCCCAGGCTAGGAGATTTCGTGCCATCTTTCCACGCGCGGTAGATGGCTTGTGTGTCGACATTGCCGATTAAACCGGGCAACTGGTCTATTGGGAAGCCAATTGTCGACAGGTACTTGATGTCGGATTTTATATCGTGGCCGACGAGAACCACATCATGGGCGCCATTCGCGTATTTGGCAAACGTAGTGTTTAATGTATCGACGAGTTCTGCGCGGCGAGGAAAGACGCTTGTTCTGCTGCCTGTCAGTATCAACATTTCTGTACCGGATGGTAAAAGATATATTCGGAACAAACCCAAAGTCGAAATTATTAGGACAACCCTGAACAAATCGATAGTTCACCAGTCCAGCATACTCCTTTACCCTTATATGATGCGCCTCAATAAAATCCCACCAGTTCGCACCCGATGGTCCGGCAGCAATGCCCTTCAGGCGCTCTGAGTTCACCACAGCGATACCGATTTCGGAGACAGGGTTTGGTGCAACTTCAATCGCTTCGATATCGACACAAATAAACGTCACAGGTTTTCCAGGTGGATCTCGAGCTCCCTGGAGACCAAGAAATAGCTGTGTCTGCGAGAGCATCTGCAAACGGGCTTCTCTGTTTTTCTCAGCGCGGTATGAACCACCCCGATTATCTGGGAAGCTATGCTGCTTCGTTTTCTCCCATTCCGAGAGCCATAGCTCCCGATGTACATCTGCTGCGTCTTTATATACTCGGAGATCTTCCTCGTTTGCAGCTGGCCATTCGTCAATATGAAGCTTCTTCTGGTCCCGCGATCGCAATAGGTATCGGGGCCGTGGTGTTCCTCCCACCCCAAAATGCAAGTCGAATAGACGCTTGTTTGGGCCGCCGGGAATGACTAATTTTGTTGCGAGGATTTGGTTTACGCCCTTGAGGAACCCGACGAATTGGGCTGTTGGGACAAGGAGACATGGCTTTTGATCTGGTTCGGCAGGATTGTGGAGGTAGAAGCTGGTCAGTCAGTACTCTGTATTTTGATGGAAATAAAGCGAGGAGACTAACAAGTCCCATGTTTTGCCCTCCAGGACTCTGTCAAAGAAAGGCTGGGCCTAGAACCTGGTGAGTATGACGGCAAATCGCTCGTGGATTCATATGCATACCCTCGGCTTGTTTGCCTTCCCTATGAACCGCGCTGGGTAATGCACTACTGCATGCCAGGGACAAAAGGAAATCTCCTCATCGACAGATTGCCCAATTTTCAACGTGGCCGAGTCAATATCCTTGTAGGTGCCTGGTGACTTAATTGGATTCGCCATATAGGTAGCCGTTTCTGCGTCGTGGTCATTAGACGTTTCATATTGGCGCATCTTCAAGTCAAAGTGTTCATCTTCCCAACTGGGTACTTGAGTCTCGCGGTTGCCAGGTATCACTCTGTCGCTTCGCCCTGATAGATCAAGGGTTATTTTCTTGCCCAAGATATTTTGAAGTTTGTCTAGTCGGGCACGCAAGTTGTCGTCTGCCATCGTCTCATCCATAGTGTCTGCGGTCCAGTTGTTGATGTCGGGCAAAGAATGGCGTTGGGGTTACAAGGGTGACGAGGGAACCAAAATTCGTGTCGGTCGTCAATTTAGGCAGCTGCCAGGCAAGTGGGTTCGAGAAGCAAACGCAGCCGATCAATAGGGTGCTTGCCATTTTcgaaacattgaactgaGATTTATTCTAATCTACCCCAGGCTGCTTCCAAATATAAGATGCCCAAACATGCTTCATTTCCCGACCCAACATGCACAGTGATATCGACATCCATCCTACCGAGACTTGTAGAACTTATCACCAAAAGTTAGCACTTAttcgaggaggacgatgTGCGCTCTTacctcttctgcttcttcatgCGTCACCTTTGATACTTCAGACTGATCCTGATCAATTAATCCCAACCTTGACCACCTTACTTTGAACCAAAAGTCTCTTCTGTCGCCGCCAAGAGCACCAGAAAGCAAAGCCTTTTTCAGGTCCCGGGCAAACGTGTTGTACATTTCGGGCTCGTCCATGTTGATCAGCTCCTCTCTCATCACACCGAGACACTCCGTCGCCTGCGCGTACTTGCTATCGCCAAAACTGTC
The DNA window shown above is from Metarhizium brunneum chromosome 1, complete sequence and carries:
- the PAM18 gene encoding Mitochondrial import inner membrane translocase subunit yields the protein MSSVFAIGAGAAVAAFLGRAGLVAWRRSRGGVGAMGKAFYKGGFEPKMTKKEASLILSLNERTITKDKVRKAHRTIMLLNHPDRGGSPYLATKVNEAKELLDKQT